gaataaatgtgtttttatgataGTGTAATTGTTGTCAGACGGCTGAACACATTTTTTACTTTGCTTGAAGTGAACAATATCGTGCATTAATGTATGGTTTCTCAGTGTCATCTGACCGTTTTTGTGTGAATACTTTCCAGAATAAAAGAACAGGGTGGGTCACTTAATTCCTGAAATAAACCTCGACACACCTATTTTGTCTCAATCTGTCTCGAAGGACAGGGATAGTTTTAGCACCCAGGTTCTTGTGACATCACGGTTTTTTATTTTCGTTAAAAGTTGAAAGCTAATGTGTTTATAGAGGATTCCCACGgactaaaaaaaaagcaaaacataaaatCCGTGACTAAATTCAATTTAGCACtgcgaaaaaaaaacaatgcgaGAGACTGGTGGCTTTTTAGTCGTAAAATGAGTtatttgtattaaataaaaaaactaatgttgcacgctttaaaaaaataaaataaaataccgtTTGTACCAATCTGATACACGGATCTCTGCGTCAGACATCAAAGCATCTATCGGCAAAAATttacaaaacacagaaaactcTCTTTTTCAAAGCAGAATGCCAGGGCTTCTCCTAGCTACATGTGTTCTCTTAATCTCGCCGTCGTTTGGTCTTTAATCCTTGGGAGAATCGCTAAGACGCACGGCGCTGCGCCTAAATGGGAAACGCATTTCGCCTCCTCCCGACTCTCTCTGCGCGCAGGGAAACAAAACCTCCGATGGTGAAAGAGGAGAATGTCGGGAAGGGCCGAGACACGACAGTCCTTTGTTATCCCGAGATCTCCCCTAGGGCCCCTTCTCAATGTGGTCTCCCTCTGCAGGGTAGCGTTATCTCGGACATCTCGGGGTGGAGTTGGGTGGGCACGGAGAAGCTGGGAAGGGAGAGGGGGTGCACCGACATGAGCTGGTGCCGACACGACAGCCCCCGCTTCGCCGctgcggggaaaaaaaaacgaagAGCCATTGCCGAGCAAGAATCAGAATATTTCCACGGCTTTTCACCTTTTCAGCGAGGTTTCGGTGTTTTCATTCACACACAGCTCGTTATATTCTTGCTCTGAAATTCGGACGGGTGCGCTAATCTTTAacctattaatttttttaaacattgttttttgtgtgtgtgtgaatgttatAGGCTGGTGATTTTATGCACAGCAACTTAAAGAGGTTGCACCTGCCCCTTTACCCCTCCTTCTTTCGTTTTGTTGGTTCCCATGTAGAGAGTTGGGTTTATGGGAGCAGTCTGGCACATATACTGTGCTAACCTGGGTGTAGACTGCAGGACTCTCAGGTGGGGAAGAGCACCAATATTAACCACTACTCCTTCTTACTGCAGCAAAAACACTGCAACACCTGGAATCTTCCGACTGCAGAGAAACACACTAGCCATTACACCCTGCCCCTGCAATGAGCATAACgttaatttttcttttcttagacGACGAAGAGAGGTGAAAACATGACGTACAGTCATGAGGCAGGTTAGAcaatacagaaaaaagcttaaaggaagaaaagaaaaggtcGTGAAGCACGTGAGGGTTACAGAACATAAGGTAATCTGAGACTGCGGACACAAGGAGGCCAAAAAATAGAGACTATTCCCTGTAGAGTTTCACAGCGTACTCTTGTCTGTTTATTTCATAGTTTTTGCTTCAGCAGAAGAGTTGCTAACTCTTTACCCATTGTCAAAAGCAAAAGGGAGACCCTGCTTTCAAATCAGCATCACGTCATCAGATTTTACTACACGAGGTTCTAAATCAGAGAACTTTGTGAAAAGTCTTTAATCCCCCGATTGGTAAAGGATGGTTCACCTTTCACATGATCAATGGGCAGAACGATTGTGAGTGCTGAAGTCTGACATGCATTTTGTAATGGGCTCTCAGAGGTCTCATTCGATCAACATATTGATTCGATTGTTCTGTAGGGGAAACCGGATCACTGCTCCATTATTCTTCACAAGAATCGAAAATACAAAGAGGTTCACGTGTACCGATGGCTTTATTTCAAATGTCATTCAACTAAAATTACTTTCTTCTCCTTTAAAACCCAGTGCTTCTCTCACAGTGCTTACAGACAACAAGTGTGCTAGTTAATGAACTACTGTaagtttgttaaaaatgaaatgaacattTGCTAAACGGACTCTATGGATGTCAAATAGTAATTGCTAggttttcagaatttgtcttAGTGAATGAGTGGGAACAAATTGTAAGAGGtttgcagttatttttttaaagcgaGTGACCCTCATTTGCCGTTGGATGGAAATGCATTAAATAGGACTGTTCAAATCTTATCACTGTACCACATTTTGCGGTCTTACTCTGTTGCTGATCTCGCCAATATTCTTATTTAAGATCACAGATTTTTTTAGGAGCAAATGCACATTGTAAAACAAATGCCTGGTTCTCTCGATTCAGAATGGGGTGTAGATGATCGGCAAATGTAAGTTAAATAGGCTTCTGTTTGAAATTTCAAATGATTCTAAGGTACAATAATGTACACAgagttgaaaataaaacaaattagtaATGGACATCAAATTGCTCTTTATTTTCTCCCACATGAACAAAATGCTGAGCACAGTGCCCTGGCAGAATGAAAGAAGTGCTTGAATGGGATCTGTTTGAGAACAGACAGGGGGATGTCACAGTGGTAAACAGGGCAAACAGTTTACTGGATAAAGTAGTAAGAAACCATATCACACCTGCCCCAGCCAGCCAGATCAGTGTCCTGTGTTATTTGTTTGACACAGGTGTACATCAGTATTACAATGGCTGCGGTAGGAAGCTTTAACAGGATTTCAGCTGAATTCTTCTTTCTTTGATACTTCATAGTGGGTAGAGCGAAGCACATGTCAGAGCTGCAAAGAGCCGAGACAATAGAAAACAATGGGCCTTCATTAAGCGAAGAATAAATATCCCATTTGGTCAGATGTTAGTATGGATTATAATGCTTTGATTTACTATTTATCCAACATTTAGTTGCTCAAATGCACCGTGTAAACTTTAACGTCTTTGTGACGTACAGCTTAATGGACATGCTGATCACGGTTCTGCTTTAGATGAAGTCTGATAATAAATAAATCGGTCAATTGGTTGTGCATATGGATGTGTCAAGACAATGGGCTATAATCCTTTGACGCGGTTTGGCTTCAAAGtagtttttctgaaattatgCAACCTTGTAAGGTGTTTGAGACTTTGTAAGATTGTTGTTGAAGACTTTTTATTTAgtgactttattttatatagcacttttaaaagtggcttcccaaagcactttacaaaataAAGCACACAAGGAGAGAAGATAGGAAAAATTAACGCAAAGTACAACACAGTTTCGGAATGCAGTAGGAATGTAAGCCAATTaaaccaattaaataaaagcccttctaaaGATGACGGTTTTGATTCTGGGTTTGAAGgagctcagggaaggtgactctctgttatccttagggatagaattccagagctttggggcgcagcaggagaaggtcctgtcaTTGGTAGTATGTAGATAGGCTtgtgggacagacaggagaccagaattggACAAACCAaggaggtggggagtaggaagaTAGTAAGCCAGACAGGTACGGTGGTGTCAAGCCTTTTAGAGCCTTATAGGCGAGCATGAGGAAGCTGACACAAAACcggataggaagccagtgcaaagactccaggacaggagtaatttGATCAGCTGTGATCACCTAGTCAGGATTCTGTTGGCTGAATTCTCGATATACTGCGTTTTTTTCAAGGTGCGTTGAGATACCCTAGCAAACCGTTAGAATGATCAAGTCGAAGGAAGATGTAAGTGTTGACCAGATTCAGTCAGTGGCAGCATAAGACGTGGTCTGGCGATATTTCCGAGAtggaagaatgatgtttttCCAGTATTTTGCACATTTGGGTTCAATGTCAAATATCACCCCCAAGCGCTTCACTTTAGATTGAAATTCAGGTACACTGCCAACCACGGATAGGGTGACTGCATTGGCTTTAAAAACCTGATGAGAAGTCCTGAGAAACATGACGTCAGTCTTGTTGCTGTTCAAGTGAAGGAAATTTTCGAGACAAGTGATAAGTGAACTTTGTATTACAGCTTAGAAAAAGAATCCGTCATGCACTATGAGCTACAGCTACATAGAAGAAAAAaccttttaaattcattttgagAAAGACGTTGTGTGGTGTTCCACAGACACGCATGTTTACTTTGGAGAAACAATACACTGTAGTGGAAAAGAGAACTTCCTGGTGTAGCACTCGTCCCCTAACGTTTCAGGAGGTTTGCCCGTGTACTAAGTGGCCTTCTTTGTGTCCCAGCAAGCGGTTGGTGGTAGTTGTGCCAAACGACAACTCCTTTCACCCCAGACGGGCCTACACCAGCGAGGATGAGGCATGGAAGTCgtacctcgaaaaccccctcaCTGCCGCCACCAAGGCCATGATGAGCATCAATGGGGACGAGGACAGTGCGGCGGCTCTGGGCCTGCTGTACGACTACTACAAGGTGGGCGTCAACTCAACGCATGGCAAGCTGCACCTGAAACCGAGGACAGCGGGCACTTCTTCACCCGAAGGGTGGTGAGGTTtagtggaacaagctacacagccatgtggttgaagccgataccctggtttcctccatgaaacagctggatgtgATCCTTGTATCAATTctctactaactaccaaacgggTCAGAtgggcctcctctcgtttgcagCTGTTCTTACGGTGACAAGgtgcacaaacgatgaaacttATCAGTCCAAGTGGGAGCCGCTCTAGATCCCTGATAAGGCACTGAAACAGCAAATGCTTTCTAGGCAGTAAATCTCCTGGTTTGTTGATCAGCAATGTCACTAAGCTTTGAGGTGACTGAGGCATGAATTGAGGAAATTAATTCACAATTAGTCAATAAACTGCCCTTCCTCTTTTCCACTTCCTCCCACAGCCTGCTTGCTCCAAAGCTTCCAGTCATTGCAATTGAAGTTCTTGGGTTTTAATCAACCCACCAGGATGCCAACACACTTTTCCCAAAGGAAACGAGGCTCGAGTTGCAAAGCCGCTAATGTGCATTTTCCGAAAAGCAGAAAGCAGTGCCACACAGACTGAGTTTACTGGGCTGCAAAGTGAGCAGCGGGAAgattattaaaagtaaaaatattctGTAATCAATGTACTATAGACTACATGTACATTTGTGGTTCAGTTTTTGCCTTTCAGGTCAGTGTGTAGATAGAGTGAGAGAGAATCATTAGGGGAGATAGACAGAGGGAGATACACctcaacaaaatgtttatttctgagaaAGTAATTCaactgtgatttttttaggttcCTAAAGAAAAGAGATTATTGCCTGTAGCCAAAGTCCCCGTCGTTGAGATCCAAGAAGAGCATGAGAAGAGGTCAGTATTTTACAGTTTTCACAACATAATTAGACCAGCAATCGGAAAATCGAAACGTCTTATTTTTcaagtgttttcttcttttttaatacCATAAATTgcttaaagttaaaaaagttgtatttagtTTTGAAATTCAGGTtgtatggatttttagaaattgTACGTGAAATGTCATTTGTGAACCATGTTAGGAAATGAACTACAGCTTCCCTTTGCTGAAAGTACATTGAATAACAGAGGGAAGAAAAACAGCCACAGAGAAGTTTCTGGTTCTATGTTTCCTGCCTGAATGAGtcaacagaaaaatgtttaactgctGGTTAATGGAATAGATCTGGCTATAATTGGAATACATTTTCTTGAGAATTATTTGAGAAATTCAGTTATTTAAAGAAgaactaaaaaagaaaacaaaaggaaagcaATTTCTCATGTTTATAAAGAAGGTTTCTTCctctattttaaaaggaaagctCCTTTGCATATGGTATTTCAGATAGATGTAGAAGTATTTGCTGGAGCAAATGCTTTCTTTATTCTATAGATGTGAAAAACATCAATTCATCTTCTGAATTTCAAAGCACTTTTAAGTCCCTGGTGTTATTTTAATCATAACGATTCCTTCATTTCTTTATGACATGGATGCATAACATTCACCGAAATGCGCTGCTCTCTTTGAGCTATGGATGTGGAGTAGCTGTACCTGCTTTGAAAGGGACTTATCTTTGTCCTTCGGCTGTCTGGCATTACTTGAACGAAATGTGCCCCACATTTTCGCACTGCGCCCATTAACGCTGGCTGCTTTCAAGAACTGTCAGGGTAGAATTGTtcgtttttggtgtttttagcCTGCTACAGCGTGATTAAAAGGGATCCTCCTATTTATGAGTTCCTCAGAGCGGTAACAATCAAGAGTATCACCCTGAACATGATTTCTATCCTGTCAGAATGTTATCTGCAGCCTCTGAGATAACAACCTCAGGCGCCATTCTTCAAACGCCCTCCTTCTCGCTGGTAACCGTCCTCATGTTGAAGCTGTTCAGGTGAACTCTGCGGGCTGCCCGAAGCCTGAAATGTCGTGTGCTGAGGCCTAGCAGACAGGCGGACCAGTAACCAGCCTGTTGGTAATGGCCGTGTGTGACAGGAGCTGTATGGGCGGGCCTGATGGGCAGGGGGACAGCGACGGCGTGGACAACCGCGTGCAGGTGCTGAAGTCGGTGCCGGTGAACCTGTCCCTGAACGCGGACCACCTGGACTCCCCCTCCAAGAGGGACCCGTACGGCGCGGCGCCCCCCCCGGAGGGCGGCGCGGCCGGCGGGGGCGTGCCGGCGGTCACGGTGGTGAAGGCCGAGGTCTACGCCCCCGTCTTCATGGGCCCCGGAGTGCACTACTCGCGGGCCGAAGGCGAGGAGCTGCCGCGCGTCGTCTACGAGCAGAGCCCCTACGACGTGCCCGCGGTCAGCCACTCGGCCTACATGAAGGACGACCAGCGCAGCACGCCCGACAGCACGTACGAGGACTCCTACAAGGACGAGCAAGAGGTGAGGCCGGAGCAGGCCGATCTGTGCCAGGCGCAGGCCACCCTGCGGGACACCAGGACTAACGGAGCCCGAGCTTTCCCACGATGTCTGCCATGTGCCCTTTCTCCACTAGTTCTGGGACAGGCGATTCAGCTCCAATGTGCAGTTTATTTGCCTCATTCTATGATTTGAAGTTCTTAATAAGCGAATACACTGGGTCTCTGTCAGTTTATGCCAGAACAGAAGCCCTTCTTGTAAGAGAGTGGGTAGAGAAGAGAAttatgaaggggaacactatgATTAACTTCAGAAATATGATTTATATATCGTAATTTCTATATTTCTGAATCTTGAGCTCATTTGCAATAATTCCGTTCACGTGCcaaaattacagtacagtactcatTACTTTGTGAGGAGGATATGAAGTCGTTTGATTAAAGTCCTCTCATGGCTTGACATGTTTCGCTCGTTCAGCGATCGCTCTTTTACACTGGTAGCATCATCTTTGCTGAGAAGTTGGGAGGCGCTTGATTCtgtagatgatttttttccgCATCTACAGAATCAGTATCTCGTGTTCTCGTTGTTTTAACAGAAATATCGCACGTCGTCTTTGGGGGCTGAAGAATTCATCTACGATCCTCCGGGAGTGTAAGTGTGGCCTTCTGGACTTTCCATAAGTTCAGGTGCACCTCCTTTTCATTTGGATATAACAGTCTGACCAATGTGGCTCACAGTACTGGAGAAGTACTGCTGATTCAAACGCACACTGCACCCAACCCAGTCAACATCATCGTACCCTGCGTAGAACATTCATTCAGAACTAGGCAGGGTCAGTTGCTCAGCACTGATCGTCGATATGACATCAGACGTTCAGACCAGTCAGGAGACGGAAAAAGGCATTGTTTGatgttgttcttgtttttctcGTCTGGCACAGAGACACCTTCCAGTACACATTAGAAGCGACAAAGTCTCTTCGGCAGAGGCAAGGGGAGGGGCCAATGACCTATCTGAACAAAGGACAGTTCTACGCTGTGACGTTGAGTGAGACGGGAGCCAACAAATGCCTTCGACACCCCATCAGTAAAGTCAGGGTACGTCCTCTCTCGAATCGGGGGACGCAGAGGCGTTTCGAGTACTGCATGGCGCCATGGGAAACGCGCGGGTGTGGGACTAGAATGCAGGAAAGCGGTTCTTTGAGGTGAATCAGCTGCCAGTGTGATTGAAGCTGTGCCTGGTCAATACAGCGAAGGTGAAACCTCTAAGGTGAAACCACATTGCAGCTGTTgcggtgttggtggaccagtaggtggcactcttctccCTGGACTTAAATTTCCCAACCAGGGCCTGTTGG
This is a stretch of genomic DNA from Lepisosteus oculatus isolate fLepOcu1 chromosome 10, fLepOcu1.hap2, whole genome shotgun sequence. It encodes these proteins:
- the grhl2b gene encoding grainyhead-like transcription factor 2b isoform X1, with amino-acid sequence MFTLEKQYTVVEKRTSWCSTRPLTFQEVCPCTKWPSLCPSKRLVVVVPNDNSFHPRRAYTSEDEAWKSYLENPLTAATKAMMSINGDEDSAAALGLLYDYYKVPKEKRLLPVAKVPVVEIQEEHEKRSCMGGPDGQGDSDGVDNRVQVLKSVPVNLSLNADHLDSPSKRDPYGAAPPPEGGAAGGGVPAVTVVKAEVYAPVFMGPGVHYSRAEGEELPRVVYEQSPYDVPAVSHSAYMKDDQRSTPDSTYEDSYKDEQEKYRTSSLGAEEFIYDPPGVDTFQYTLEATKSLRQRQGEGPMTYLNKGQFYAVTLSETGANKCLRHPISKVRSVIMVVFSEDKNRDEQLKYWKYWHSRQHTAKQRVLDIADYKESFNTIGNIEEIAYNAVSFTWDVNEEAKIFITVNCLSTDFSSQKGVKGLPLMIQIDTYSYNNRSNKPIHRAFSQIKVFCDKGAERKIRDEERKQNRKKTKGQAAAQCNNTKEGAPGGGPALRKADITYFKTMTDLDSQPVLFIPDVHFGNLQRSGQVFAFNTEEMEREGSVLVKRMFRSSEDDYGPPPPKQIKEEMHKRVLLYVRKESDEVFDALMLRSPTLKGLMDAISEKYGIPLEKMAKIYKKSKKGILVNMDDNIIEHYSNEDTFILNIETFADAYKVTLMEI